In Motacilla alba alba isolate MOTALB_02 chromosome 2, Motacilla_alba_V1.0_pri, whole genome shotgun sequence, the DNA window CTGTCACCTTGCACCtgcaaaaatggaaattatcaGTATTATTGTACTATTTCACCAGGTCTTTCTTATAAAGTCCCTATATTTATACCTGCCTCTGGCAAGTCTTCCTTGTGCTCCTTTTAGGGTATATCTGCGGAGAAGCTGTTGCAGCTCAAAAGTCGTATGAACTTTATAGAAAATACTTCTTGTCACTGTTACAGAGGTCGTACAGTAACTGCTGCATTTGATGTGGAAAATTAATGATTTTCCTATCAAGGAAAAGCTCAGACTTTCCCTGTCTCTTTCCATCTGAAAACTTTCCATGTGAAAACACCTAGTTTAAAAGCAGAGTGACGCAGTTCAGATGTTTAGTGGAGACTGTTGCTCAGGTTCAGTTccattaatttccatttttccaaagaaagcagAACCTTTGAGAGCACAAAAGAACTGCTTCTCCATGCCCCCCTTGGTTTGTTGCCTTTTTTGAGAGCTGTGCTACACATTGATGACCAAGGTTTTAGTTACCAAATATGCCATCCACAGGCAACAAAACTTGCATGAGGCTGTACAAGACTGAGCTTCCAAAGTGCTGAAGACAGTAGACtgcctttccttttgttttgtctctttctcctctaggactaaacaaaaaaatcatatacTGGCATAGATCCTATACTTCTCTGTTATCAAAAAGCTGGACTAATCAGTTCTCAAACTTCTATTTGCAATTTAGGCCTTTTAGAAACCTCCTACCCAGGATACGAAGCCCATTTCTGTAGGGTTTCTTCATCATCACTGTCACACAAATCTGCAAATGCTGCTTCCAGATCTTCCAGCTGATGAACACGGTTTTCAACACAATCCAGCAAGTCTTCCTTTAAATAAGCATATACAAAAttatgttaggaaaaaaaagaactaagAACATCATGACTTATCCTatgatttaatttctgtaatgaTTGACCTACTGGAAGTGGGGAATCAGAAACAACAGATTCATTCCTACAGCACATATTTTCAAGAGGATCATAACAAATGCCTGCAGAAACTGTTATATcttcagaataaataatttcaatttgttctggttttcccactacaaattttaaaaagccaccTTTTAAATATGTACCTGGTTTTATTGCTGGTTAactaagaaatataaaaatcaatCTGCCAATATTCAACATATCCTCATTTCTTTATTCACACATATTAATTAGGTTTCATTTATTTGTGACAATTAAATGTGTTGAATCTCTCTGTATTAGTGTTCAGATGAGATTATGAAAGCCTGTATTCCATGTTTTAGAAGCACACAGcacataaaatgaaaagtaCATTACAGTACTTTTTTGCAGTACTTAAAGTACAGCATAATACCATCCTTTCCACATCTAAACAAAAAGGTAAAATACCAATTACACATTCCTCACAGCTCTGACTATCAAGAAAAGAGCAACAAAGGAAGCAATGGGAGAAGCTggaaggaggaataaaaaaaaaaaaaaagaaaaaaagacccagccaccaaaaaaccaaaaaagaaacacCCCACTTAAGCCCAGTTAAACCATAAAAAGAACAAGTTTGCTGGTGACTTACTAGGTTTTCATTCCTTCCATGCCAATTGCCATTTTGTttacagaaacaatttttcacATTCATGCTAAATATTTATGCAAGTCACGTGTTTAATCAAAacatttaatagaaaaaaaattctaagatGCTGCTGATTAGCATTCGGCTGCACAGCTTAATGTGAGACCACTTCATTAAGCACCTTTGATAGGTTCCTTCCTGTTGTCGTAACTCATTTTCATTGGGTAAATAAAAAGAATCATTCCTTCATTTGTTCCAAGCATCATACCTCTGTTGCATTTTTATGTAGCTTCTTGAAATTGTACAACTCTTGCAAAAGCTCATACTctgtctttgaaaaagaaaaaaagaggaataaaatgaCACTTCAAATGAGAAACCCAAATCTCAACGCCTGCAAAAAAAGATCATTTCCCTACTCTAGTATGGCAGACAATAATGAGTATAACAGCCTCTCATCAGGACAGGCTACCACTCTTTGGACAATCAACACTACTGTGCCTTTTGAAAGGCAGTCTCCTGGTACCCTCATGGCTTTCTAAGCACAGGTTAGAGAGGGTAAAAAATGATAAAGGCTCTCATCTCCCCCGATGAATCCTGCTGCGGGTATTTGGAAGGTAATCTCTTTTATGTCCCAAGCAACAAGCAGAAGTTGAGTATACCCCTGAGTCTGAACATACACTCAATATTGATACCAAGTGTAAGAAACTCCCCCTATTTGGTGGTTGAAATTTTTTACCACATATGTTCccttagaaatatttctttaaaatggaaataccTCTTTAAAATATTACCACGAATCATTAACCATGATCAGCTAATCTGCTAACTTAGCTTAGATGAGAATTTCTCCATAGACATAAATATTAAGGCTGGGACTCTTTTGTGAGTGGTACGAGGCTACTCAATTTCCATACTTACCTGTGTGtacatttctttaaatggatttttaactgaaaaaaaatctaagtcGATGTCCAAAACATATGCATCCCCCTTCTGCAGTACTTGGCAGACATCTTTAGCAATGTCCCTTATTGGGCATTCACTGTTTTTAAGACAGCTTGAAGCTGAGCCCTCTGCCAAAGTTTCTGCCCCATTTAGGGCATCTgcattttgtatttcctttttcttcacaCTCTGGATGATTTGATCAAAGTCACCAGGAGCCACTGAAGAGGCAGAAGTGGCACTTGCTGTGTCATCTGTATTTAACTTCAGTCTTTTAGCAGATGATATTTCGCCATTTCCTTCACGGCTGTTTGATGATTCAGTAGGATTGATGAGAATGACGTGCAAATTTAAAGGCTTCTCGTTTTCTAGCTGATCAGCAGGAACATAAAGACCATCACTTAAGAAGTAATTATCTGTGCCTGTAACCCTACAATTGACAATAACTCCCAGTCAATACACATCTTGGAAAAGAGCTtaggaaaaagcattttatactTTAGGGATCCAGAGAAGAATGAATAGATGTTTGATGgctaataaaagcaaaaaaactgtgtagacaaaattattttttttaatcctcaggtttaaattattttaacgTTTTTTCTACTTATTTTTGTGGAATATACTAAAATTCACTCTATATTTATTATGATAGCTCTACAAGGTTTTAATGCATAAGAAAAAGATAATGCATTATGTGCTACTAAGATTAATTTGAaattgaatttcattttaaagacaaCATCCAGAATTGACAAGATGTTATCAATACTATGGCATGTAAGATTGCAAACCTATGGATATTTTGTCTTGGTTTTataattttctgagaaaattatGATAGTTGGGTTTGTGAAGTGCCCTGAAATGCATAAATATTGACTTAGTGGAAATACAATATTATGAATTCATAAGTagaattaaacttttttttaccCCCAACACATTCCACAAGGGATAAACATGGTAACTAGAAGATAAATAGCTAACAATCAATTGAATccactttaaaaaaccccacaaaacaactAATCAACCAAAAGCAACACTGAAACTTCTGCTTACAGTGAAAAtttaaagaacagaattttCAATCTGTATTGCAGTACATTAAGCCTTAATCATCATAAACTCAAATTATAAAAAAGATTAAGAAGTGTGAACTGCTTCTTTGTGGTAAGGCCTCATTTGAATACAGGGTATCACCATCAATCAACCACAAAGACAAATCATTTCCTAAGCAGGAGAAATTTGAAGTTTAGTTCCCCAGGGTCTTGTGGGTGGATTACCCTCAGTTTGTCAAGGTTGGGGCTGGATTACAACCCCATCTTGCTGACTAGGCAATCACAGCACATCTTCCCAGAAATTCTGAAGGGTTCACAATGAGTGTTAGTGTCCACTAATGATGAGGCTGTATCTATCGCCTTATCCATTTCTTGTCAAAACTTTTAGGACATTTGTATTTATGAGgactctttccctttcttccttcatGGTTTTGGTAAGAATAGAACCTGAAGAAAATGTACCAAACCgttttcaaaaagaaatctgaaacaTTGTTTGCATGCCTGCTAAGGCTACCAGTGAGAGAGCTATTCGACCATTGTGAATTATTCCTATATATTGGCTAAATGATTAAATGTAATAGAAAGCactagctttaaaaaaaaaatcatttaggtTCCCTTTAGGGTTCAGATTCAGAATTGTAGAGCTTtaagtgttttatttcaggtagtaaaacaaagtatttctctgctgttttctgttaaaCTTGCTtcaaaagatttattttgttaCGCTCACAAGAGACATGACTTGCAAATAACCCCTAAAGCTGCACAAAATCACAACACTGTGAATAtggtgaaaacaaaattattatgGACTGCATCCTGCAGAATGATGAGGGGCTCTGATTCAGacctgaatcacagaataattgaGATTCAAAGAGACAACTGGAAGTTTCTAGTCAATCATCTGATCAAAGCAGAACTGACTTCAAAGCTAGATAAGGCTGCTCAGGTGAATTGTCCTCTATCAAATGATGGAGAATTCACTACTTGAGTGCCTGTTTCAGTGCTGAACTAGATTAacttcaaaaaaccaaaaaaactccaaacaaacaaaaaaaaccaccccacacTAGAAAAACAGTCATGGCTGATACCAAATAACAATTTTACTAGTTAGACCAAAGACTAAATTGATACAAATGTAACTGCATTAGGTTCTAAGgaaattagaaatacaaattaaatgTTCATCTTtatccaagaaaacaaaaaaattccaatgaAAAGCTATAGAATGGCTTTTATATTACTAGAATATGTCAGCAGACAATTTACCTGATCGTTGTTGTTGATATATCTTTCCCAACTAGAAAACTGTGTTTCCCTTCTGAGATCTGCTGAGCCCAGTGTGGGTGAAGCCACACTACTTGAGAAATATGGCCAGCATAAACAGCAGGCATAATCCAGTTTTCAATACTTAATTCACTGTAATCAGTAGAGAAAGACAGAAGATAGCAATGTTACtttccctaaaaataaaaatggtcaAGAACACCACAAACATCTTCCACATCTTGAAGGCCCCCATGCAAATCATCTAAAACTAGTACTCCATGTAAGGGTAACAtcaacaaagaaagaaaaagaaggaaatctttATTCACAAGACAAATCAACAATGTCTGCAGTAGGTATAAAAAGGTTTGGACATAGAGTGGAATTAGCTTCACTTTTAGTGTGACACTTTGATTAAAAACTCCTTAGTGATGGACctggcagtgttaggttaatggctggactcgATAATCTTAGAGGCCTTTTCAACCTtactgattctgtgattctaagcCCTTTATCTCTTGATACATCAGACAGAGGAAAGTGCAAGGAACATCATCAACATTGTTGTAAATAACTTCAAACTGACCTCATGAGAGTGTTTTATTGTAAACTGCTCcaagtgtattttaaatatcatcCCAGTAATTAAAGTGAGTCAATCCACATCCATAGGATAAGCATCTTTCCTCATTATCAAGATCCTATTTTTTTAGGTGTATGATGCCAactgtatcctgggctgcagcaaaagAAGCATGATGAGCAGGTTACAGGAGGGGATTCTTCTCCCCTATTCTGCTCTCGTGAAACcacacacctggagtgctgcatccaggtCTAGGCCTCCCACATAACAATTACATGGACCTGTCCAAGCAGGTCCAGAGaaggccaccaagatgatcagagtGCTGGAATACCTTTCCTATGAGGACAGTTagagagagttggggttgttcagcctggaggctGCAAGAGACCTTATAGTACCTTCCAATACCTCAAAAGGAactacaagaaagctggagagggactttctACAAGGGCatgcagtgataggacaagggtttaaactgaaagagactgtgtttagattagatattaggatgAAATTTTCCACTGTGAGTCTGGTCAGACACACCACATGGGCTGTCCAAGCAGTTGTAGGTGACCCATGGCCAGAAGTGTTCGAGGCCAGGTGGAATGGGGACctcagcaacctggtctagtggaaagtgttcTTGCCCGTGCAAGGGaagttggaactagatgatctttaaggttctttccaacccaaagcattcaaTAATTTTGTGACAAAGTCCACAAAACCTTTTAATCATCCAATAAAGAGAATGAAATATTGACTCTGGCTAAGGTGATTCAAATATACCAAATGCATCAGCTTGTAATTGCTGTAAATCACCATAATACTGAAgcaaacagtattttaaatactatttatttattttaaaattttaaaattgcttgaTATGCAAGGTAActtttgccattaaaaaataaagtttcagcAAAAGTGAAAAGACAGAAGATACAACTTGAATCTGACTTGTATCTCTTTTGTTCATCCTTCCTAGGCAATCATAGCAATATTAACTGTGAATCAAAAGCAGCAAGAATTAGACTTAAAGTCTACTCTGATGATCCTACCCAGGATCCTACTCTATGATCCTACCCAGGACATACCTAAAAAGAGTTTCTTTGTCAAATACGGTGTCCGCAGGCATATTCACAGGAATAAGAAGGTCTGGATGGGAATCAAGATGAACAAAACTGATGTTACTGGCAGGAAGATGCTTTGAACCAATGGCACGATAGATGAAAGGCAGCACCTAAagcaacacaaataaaaacattttcatgatAGCCAGTGGACTGAAAAATGCAACAGCTTTAGCAGCAAAACCACCAGTACCACTTTTATTCCTTTAGAATTTGGATTagagggaggaggagacagaaaacaatACAAAGGGGAAATAACTCCAGTGGGCAAGATAACTCATGAACAGTAATCGTTATAAAACCAAGCATTCCAGatgagaaactgctgaaaagtCACAGCTTTACacccttcttctttctttatagGAAGTCTTGTTTGCAGCAGCTCTTCTCACTAGCCATTCAACTCAATTCCTAGAtgcttgaggtttttttccctttataacTAAGAGTTAGGAATGCCCTTCCTCTTCTGCAGATCATTGCCTGTGCACTTCTTTCCCCATGATATAAAGCTTCCTCACCATGCACTGGTGCTATGGAGGTAAAAACAGTTTGCTCCTTATGTTTTGTAAGTCAACTGATAAAGATTGAAAACTGACCCCACCATGATTTAAACTTTAGCTGACCATTAAATCTATTCCTTTTGAAGAATTAATTCCTAATCCCTCCATGACTGTTTGCAATAGAGACTACTTTTCTCAACTGCCCAACTTCACTCCCTGCTGAAGTTCTTCACTCAGAAGTGTGAAAAACAGATGAGTTAACTCACCAATTTACAGCATAGCAAACCACTGAACTGCAATAACATAGGGtggtaaaaatgagaaaactggTGGCTGATTCCTCTTGGAGACGCAGTACACAGAGTCTCGTCCACAGTTAGAAGGCATCAACTGCCTTGGCTACCAGAGCAAATCCAACAAGGATTGTGAATCACAGCCCTATCATACAGGGAATGTGAAGACTGTAAGAAGCAACAAAAATTATCTGTGGCCCCTGCATTACAATAGCAACTGAGCTACTTTTTTTGGCATAAAACTGAATAAGATGAAAACCCCTGCATATTGCATAGGTGTAACCATAAATCATATGTATATTATTGCAAAAATAGATAAGACAGATAGACTAAATCGACAGATAAGACTAAAACCAACATGGTTTCCCTGACCCATGGATTTTACTTCTTtgtaaaaagaaagcaatctGGCCTACTAAACAACCTACAGTATTTTCAATTGAAATTGAAGCTTCACCTCAGCTAAGTGCAGCTACTGATTGCAAGAGACAAGAGAGACTAAGTTTTCTAACCTTGAAAGTTCTCCTGATTGGGATTAAGAACAAAATTTCCCTCATGACAGCTGTTATTATTAATCAGTGCATGATGCAGCTACTGACAACTTGCTCTGGGGGAACATCACTGTCAGCAAGGCTGATACAAAATTTTCGGTGAAGTTTGGGACAAAAAGCCATTTATGTTTTATGCAAGATAGACCAATTCATCCACATTCCtatactgaaaacattttaaatcaagTATTTAGTATTATTAGAACTTTAAGCTAATTGGAAACAGAAATATAGAGACAAAAACAAAGAAGGATCATTAAGACGCATTATCTCAGAATTCCTACCACAGTGACACTCTAAGTCCTTGCCTACCATGAAAAATCAGCTGTCACATCACATATTCAGTGAGTCTTAGCAAAAATGAATTACCTTAAACTACTTGCAAATTTGTAACAttactgtctttaaaaaaactttACTACACTATAATTTGCTCTTTGCAAATAATTTAGTAAAGAATCTGTTATTTTAGGATTAAAGCCTCAGTTTATGCTATTATAAAAAACCCATGAGAAATCAGAAGCAGCAGTTCAAAAGCAATTCCTCCTTTACTTCCTTTTTCAATGACTccatgaaaaaaagcaaagctccagatttttaacatttctcgTCAAGTGGGAGTCAATCTACTAGTTGGGATGGGATTATACTTACTCATCCTCTGCTGACATGTCATACACTGGGTAGGGTTGAGTTTCCAAGCACCCCACTAATAGCTAGCAAATTATAACAGCAGTGTAACGTAGGTATTATCTCCTTTAAATCACAGCAATTAAtgatacaaagaagaaaaaaaaacattcagcGATGATTGCTTTAAAAGATGCCAAAATGCTATCATGGCAATTAGTAGCTCAGCCGCTGAATCGGGAACGAAAATCAGGTCCCCTGGGCGCAGAAGTTCATTGATGTTTCAGCAGCGGAAGGGAAGGCAGCTTTAGAGTTTGTgtgtggctggggaggggagggccGTTCCCAAGGAGAACCCGCACACAAGACGGGAAAGCGAATCTCCCGGGGAGGCCGCCGGGGACCGCACCGGGCGCTTCTCCTCGCTTCCATGCGCCCCACTGAGCATCCGCGCCGCGGAGAAGCACCAACAACCACACACAAACGGGAACAAACGAAACCCCTCCCCATGCCCCACCCGAGAGAGTCCCCATCCCCCGGCAGCCCAGCGCGGAGCACTCACGTCCTGGTGGTCCTCCACCACCCACACGGGCAGGGCCGGGTAGTGCCGCCGGGaggccccgcggggccgggaggcACCGCCGGGCCCCGGCTCCTCTCCGCTCATGCCGTCGCAGCCCTCGGGCGGGCGGCGCTTCCGCCCGCAGCGCCTCCCACCGCTTTCCTGTTCCGGAGCCGGGGCGCTGCGGGTGGCGCTGGCCTCGGCGGCGGCGAGGGCGCCAGGTGGGCTCGGCGTGCCGGGCTGCCCGcggaggggcggcggggccgccttTGGGCCGCTCCGCGCTGCTCGCGGTGCTGCGCAGGGGTCGCGGCCGGGGCGTGGCGGGAGCGCGGGTCCCGGGGTCGGGAGCGCGGCGGCTCCGCAGGACTGGCGGGGTCGGGCTGGCGGGGCCGTGTGGCCGAGCAGAGCCCGGAGCGGGGAGCGGAGCTCGGCCGGGGGCGGCTCAGCGGCTCCGTGCCCCCGCCCTCCGGGCCGTCGGGAGGCGGCGGTGGGATTAGGCCGGGTGGCGCTGGATAGGTCAGGTCGGGAGGGACCACGGTGGGTCATCTGGCCCAatattcctgctccagcagggtcatTCCAGAGCAcgtggcacaggattgtgtccagacagttcttggATATCCCCGGTGAGGGAGACTCCGCTATCTCTCTGTGGAATCCGTTCAATGCGCGGGCACCCGCACACttgaagaagttcttcctcatgttcaggtggaacttcctgtgcatcagtttctgcccattcaCTCTTGTGCTGTTGCACGGCACTGCCGAGAAGAGCTTGCCTCCATCCTCTTTGATACCCTCTCTCAGACACAGACATTGATGATGTCACCTCTCAGTGCTCCCTTCTCGATGTGTCAGTGCCCAGTTGCTCTCGGCAGTGCATCTGCAGGGAGAGGCGAGTTTATTAGGAGACCAGTGCTGCTTTAGAAGGGAATGGCTCCCGTCAGTGCAACAAAATTCCTCTTTAGGTGACAGGGGAAGGGTAGTTTGCCCTTTTCCGTGTTTTCGAACTTACTTAACTTTAAATGAAAGTTGAATGTGACTTGAgtttgcagcagagagagctttaaaataatttggccATGTTAGATAATTTCGTGTCTTTTTgactctttttttccagttgtgaTTCTGTGCATCCTGAAGGACTGAAATTGAAGTAGTAGAACAAGAACAGTTCTCTGGTGTCAGGGAGATCTGAGAGCTGATAAACAAGACAGTTTGTTTGAATGCTGTGCCATGTAGAAAGGAACACCCCTAAAGACAAGGCACTGTGGTACAGcctgtttaaataaaatgtgtatGTGAACGTTGTCTAAAACAGTCTTCTGTTAGAAGCCTGAGTTGTGTagagcacagcaggagaacCAAAGCAAAACTAATTCAGCTTCTGATGGATTGTAATTAGTAATATCAAAAGGGTGCAGTATTGCCACACAAAATGGACattgactttctttttttctcccttggtttgttgtggctttttttttttttttttttttttttttttttttttttttttttttttgagagccCTTACAGTATTGGAGGGTGCTGAGCAGGTACAGGCTGATTGGAAGGAACAAGTGGCTTTATACCATCATGGCTGCTATCTCCTCAAAGTGTAGGATTCTCACTCACATTGGCCTTTGGCTGTTCTGGAGAGGGAATGACCACCATGAATTCCAGTGGCTTCCACTGAGCCCTACATGTGTAAGGAGGGTCCTCTTGATTCCTTCTCTTTGATATCAGTCCTTTGCCcctgtgtttcttttcctttctccctccagTTCACCAGAAGCTGTCTACACTCTCTGAGCAAGTGCTACGTCTTTTACTGCAGTGTCACCAGAATGCGGCTGAGAGTAGTGCTCTGAGCAGTCCAGGTTGGCCATGCTGCACTATAGCAGGTGGGAGAATATTCTGTGCATGTACTTCAGCATCAGCAAAGCCTCAGTGAAAGGGaggctttgtttcttttttctggtgATCTTTccaattgtgtgtgtgtgtgtgtgtctcccCTTTCTTTCTCACTTCCCCTTACGGAAAACAGGATTTGACTTCTGGAGGTGCTTAGATCATTTATTTCACCTCTCCTTCCATTCCAgccatagattttttttagtgttttttcccctttttttcaggttttgaagCTTAACATTGTTATTAAAGAATCAATTTAAACTTTAATGAAGCACAGTGCTTTCATTTATAATAGTTAATGCCTTAAATACATGCCTAGTTTTGAGCAACACTTAAGCCTACTTTAAGCAGTGATAGTTTCTCAAGGGTAACAGGGCTGAGAAGGCAGTTGAGGGATTTCTTGGGaatcatttatttaaatgaaaattaaggaATAGCACAGtctacatgatttttttccGTGACCTGTAAGATGTGTAACctgtttttccaggaaaatataCCTACCTCACTTAAAACACTTTGAAGAGTCTGTTGAATTCAGTCCTTTAGTACATTGGGGACTCAATAGTGAGTGTAAATTGCtagtatttaatttaaaatttacatgATTTGTTGGGCCAGGTGGCATGCAATGAGGTGTTAGTCAAGTCATTCTGCCCAACGTTTAGAATTGTGTTCTAGAGAGAACTCATTGTTATGCAACTTTGGATGACCACTGCAGTTACTAGGAATGAATGGTTTCTTTGGTGCGGGGTAAACAAAGGTTTTATATCAAAGTGTCTAAGTACTAGTGGAGGTGCTTGTATCCTTGACCTGTCATCATAACAATAATTTGTTGAAATTACATTGCCCTAACTCGTAAAGCATGATCCAGCTTGGGTTCTGGCTTAAAGACAGTAAGTGCTTTCATGGATTAGAGGCTCAAAGGAATCAAAAGGGGCATAAATGGCCTGCACTGAAGGTCTGAGGAGCACAAAGCTCCCAGTGAAAGTGGTTATAATTTACTGCTTCTGTTAAAGGAAACTGCAGTTTCAGCACTTCACGAGTAGCTCCTGCAGATGCATTGAGGGCATCTTACAAAAATTGCGTGActctggatttttattttcctcaataAAGGTGAGCCATGTCTTTCCATTCTGGGCGAGGATGTCCCCGTGGCCAGGGGGGACCAGGAGCAAGAACTTCAACACAGACCTACCGCCCTCAGAACCTCCGGCAGCTtcacccacagcagccctccGTGCAGTACCAGTATGAGCAGCAAACTGCCCCTCCGACAACCTACTCCAACCCTCCAACCACCGGTTACATGCCTCCCAGGCCAGACTTTGTGCCCTATCCTCCTCCAGTGCCCCCTTCCACACAAAATCCCATCAGCCAGTGTCCTATGAGGCCACCATTCCCAAACCACCAGATGAGGCAGAGCTTCCCAGTGCCTCCATGTTTCCCTCCCACTCCTCCACCAGTGCCAAACCCTAGCAACACTCCCGTGCCAGGAGCACCTGCTGGACAAAGCACCTTTCCTTACATGATGCCTCCCCCCACGGTAGCACACCCTCCCCCCCCGCCAGTCATGCCACAGCAAGTCAGCTACCAGCCCGTGTACTCGGCAGGGTACTCGCAGCAGTCGTTCCCGCCGCCCAGCTTCAGCAGCTACCAGCACAGCTCCGGCTCCTTCCcgagcagcactgccagcagcagcgccagcagcagccacttcCGGCACACGGGGCAGTACCAGGGAGAGAAGTCCCAGAGTGACCGGCGCTCCCCGGACAGGAGCAAGCACTACGATGAGCACCGGCACCGCGAGCACGGTCACATTCACGGCGACAGGCATCGCTCCGCTAACCATGGGGATCGTCGGGATCGGGGCCGCAGCCCGGATaggaggaggcaggaaagcagTCGGCACCGGACGGATTATGACAGAGGAAGGATATCACCTCATCACAGAAGTTACGAGCGAAACAGGTGACTGTTATCTACCTGCAGGGGAGAGATGTCATCATCAGTATGTGTTTGCATCAATGTTCTTCCCTTACCCTTGTTTGTCCCTCTAGCTCTGGAAGTAGCCAGTAGTCAGGTCTCATGGGAAAAGTTACTGTTTAGACACCTTTCAGGTACACTGCTTTGCCTCACAGTTGTGAGCCGGCAGACTTGTTGATCTTGTCCACGGAAATAGGTTTCAAACAAGAGC includes these proteins:
- the C2H5orf22 gene encoding UPF0489 protein C5orf22 homolog, which produces MSGEEPGPGGASRPRGASRRHYPALPVWVVEDHQDVLPFIYRAIGSKHLPASNISFVHLDSHPDLLIPVNMPADTVFDKETLFSELSIENWIMPAVYAGHISQVVWLHPHWAQQISEGKHSFLVGKDISTTTIRVTGTDNYFLSDGLYVPADQLENEKPLNLHVILINPTESSNSREGNGEISSAKRLKLNTDDTASATSASSVAPGDFDQIIQSVKKKEIQNADALNGAETLAEGSASSCLKNSECPIRDIAKDVCQVLQKGDAYVLDIDLDFFSVKNPFKEMYTQTEYELLQELYNFKKLHKNATEEDLLDCVENRVHQLEDLEAAFADLCDSDDEETLQKWASYPGMKPLVQLVHSLKTRMESPDYEMVHQAGLTCDYVELPHHISTEDEIEGLIQSIKVLLTDLPKPTLVTVARSSLDDYCPSEQVDSIQEKVLDLLRSVYGSLDVHLDYSSTSSSS